One Labilithrix sp. DNA window includes the following coding sequences:
- a CDS encoding radical SAM protein — MGRHLCVVVVPSTFCNLRCSYCYELPLLKDKTRIGGDDLAIMFEHLALFCRENDVDVLRVVWHGGEPLLLPPDYYWKAFELARNAFAGQSTQIFHVTQTNLTVLDEERIALIRDGFHGTGVSLDIFGSLRVNAAGECKEHVAIKNLDLLLERNIDVAGITVLTKGNRRRVRRIYDFYAERSMSFRLLPLHQGDFGSNQWFEIGPQDTLHAFKTLADLFLDNPRGPQIHPIMSVVRDVMVSLEGEDIGRVDKRTFEGLLIIDKDGGVYPYSDFPSETACYGNVFRQPLSALLSSPAHERVMVETEARVTRTCSACPNLGKSCTGEPAAEFTQDFWEKNPDGTPRCTVFKGLIEHIRARLQASGVGVLSEAPLERIAV, encoded by the coding sequence TTGGGTCGTCATCTATGCGTCGTGGTCGTTCCGTCGACCTTCTGCAATCTGCGTTGCTCGTATTGCTACGAGCTGCCGTTGCTCAAGGACAAGACGCGAATCGGCGGCGACGACCTTGCGATCATGTTCGAGCACCTCGCTCTCTTCTGCCGCGAGAACGACGTCGACGTCCTCCGGGTGGTCTGGCACGGCGGCGAGCCGCTGCTGCTGCCGCCCGACTACTACTGGAAGGCCTTCGAGCTCGCGAGGAACGCCTTCGCCGGCCAGAGCACCCAGATCTTCCACGTCACCCAGACGAACCTCACCGTCCTCGACGAGGAGCGCATCGCGCTGATCCGCGACGGCTTCCACGGGACCGGCGTGTCGCTCGACATCTTCGGCAGCCTGCGCGTGAACGCGGCGGGCGAATGCAAAGAGCACGTCGCGATCAAGAACCTCGACCTCCTCCTCGAGCGGAACATCGACGTCGCCGGCATCACGGTGCTCACGAAGGGCAACCGCCGCCGCGTTCGTCGGATCTACGACTTCTACGCCGAGCGCTCGATGAGCTTCCGGCTGCTTCCTTTGCACCAAGGTGACTTCGGCTCGAACCAGTGGTTCGAGATCGGCCCACAGGACACGTTGCACGCGTTCAAGACGCTCGCCGATCTCTTCCTCGACAACCCGCGCGGCCCGCAGATTCATCCCATCATGTCCGTCGTGCGCGACGTGATGGTGTCGCTCGAAGGCGAGGACATCGGCCGCGTCGACAAGCGAACGTTCGAGGGCCTCCTCATCATCGACAAGGACGGCGGGGTCTACCCCTACAGCGACTTCCCGAGCGAGACGGCGTGTTACGGCAACGTCTTCCGGCAGCCGCTCTCCGCCCTTCTCTCCAGCCCCGCGCACGAACGCGTGATGGTCGAGACGGAGGCCCGCGTGACGAGGACGTGCAGCGCGTGTCCCAATCTGGGCAAGAGCTGCACGGGAGAGCCCGCCGCCGAGTTCACCCAAGACTTCTGGGAGAAGAACCCCGACGGCACGCCGCGCTGCACCGTCTTCAAGGGCCTCATCGAGCACATCCGCGCGCGCCTCCAAGCGAGCGGCGTCGGCGTCCTGTCCGAGGCGCCCCTCGAGCGCATCGCGGTCTGA
- a CDS encoding Nif11-like leader peptide family natural product precursor, with protein MSKENADKFLADINNDASLKEKLLAGAASATAWIAEAASKGYEVTAEELRAAAEALVGKPVAEGDLIGTLRGLFEGELQDGDLDAVAGGAGPVAANAVRKVNVPALKGAVVGPGGNQSMFVREASPIFPKDGMPADANIKIKGR; from the coding sequence ATGTCGAAGGAAAACGCTGACAAGTTCCTCGCGGACATCAACAACGACGCGAGCCTCAAGGAGAAGCTGCTCGCCGGCGCGGCCAGCGCGACGGCGTGGATCGCAGAGGCGGCATCGAAGGGTTACGAGGTGACGGCCGAGGAGCTCCGCGCCGCCGCCGAGGCCCTCGTGGGCAAGCCCGTGGCGGAGGGTGACCTGATCGGCACCTTGCGCGGCCTCTTCGAGGGGGAGCTCCAGGATGGGGACCTCGACGCGGTCGCTGGAGGCGCGGGTCCGGTGGCTGCGAACGCGGTGCGGAAGGTCAACGTCCCGGCGCTGAAGGGCGCGGTCGTTGGTCCTGGCGGCAATCAGTCCATGTTCGTTCGCGAGGCGTCGCCCATCTTCCCGAAGGACGGCATGCCGGCGGACGCCAACATCAAGATCAAGGGCCGCTGA